The following proteins are encoded in a genomic region of Camelus ferus isolate YT-003-E chromosome 8, BCGSAC_Cfer_1.0, whole genome shotgun sequence:
- the COL10A1 gene encoding collagen alpha-1(X) chain: MLPQITLLLLTSLNLVHGVFYTEQYQTPTGIKGPPSNTKAQFFIPYAIKSKGIAVRGEQGIPGPPGPVGPRGHPGPSGPPGKPGTGSPGPQGEPGLPGPPGPSATGKPGLTGLPGKQGERGPSGPKGDIGPAGLPGPRGPPGPPGIPGPAGISVTGKPGQQGPTGAPGPRGFPGEKGAPGVPGMNGQKGETGYGAPGRPGDRGLPGPQGPMGPPGPPGVGKRGENGLPGQPGIKGDRGFPGERGPTGSPGPQGPPGEQGPEGIGKPGATGAPGQPGVPGTKGQPGAPGIAGPPGARGFGKPGLPGLKGQRGPIGLPGAPGAKGEQGPAGHPGEPGLTGPPGNMGPQGPKGIPGNDGIPGPKGETGPVGPAGYPGAKGERGTSGLDGKPGYPGEPGLNGPKGNPGLPGPKGDRGIGGPPGLPGPVGPAGAKGLPGHNGETGPRGAPGIPGTRGPIGPPGIPGFPGSKGDPGTPGPPGPAGIATKGLNGPTGPPGPPGPKGHAGEPGLPGPPGPPGPPGQAVLPEGSVKAGQRPFVSANQGVTGMPVSAFTVILSKAYPAIGSPIPFDKILYNSQKHYDPRTGIFTCKIPGIYYFSYHIHVKGTHAWVGLYKNGTPVMYTYDEYVKGYLDQASGSAIIDLTEDDQVWLQLPNAGTNGLYSSEYVHSSFSGFLVAPM, from the exons ATGCTGCCACAAATCACCCTTTTGCTGCTAACATCCTTGAACTTGGTTCATGGAGTGTTTTATACCGAGCAATACCAAACACCTACAGGCATAAAAGGCCCACCATCCAACACCAAGGCACAGTTCTTCATTCCCTACGCCATAAAGAGTAAAG GTATAGCAGTAAGAGGAGAACAAGGTATTCCTGGTCCACCAGGCCCTGTTGGACCTCGAGGGCACCCAGGTCCTTCTGGACCACCAGGAAAACCAGGCACTGGAAGTCCAGGACCCCAAGGAGAGCCAGGGTTGCCAGGACCGCCGGGACCGTCAGCCACTGGGAAGCCAGGTTTGACAGGACTCCCAGGAAAACAAGGAGAGAGAGGACCATCTGGACCAAAAGGAGATATCGGACCAGCTGGTTTACCAGGACCACGGGGCCCACCGGGGCCACCTGGAATCCCTGGCCCAGCTGGAATTTCTGTTACAGGAAAACCTGGACAACAGGGACCTACAGGAGCCCCAGGACCCAGGGGCTTTCCTGGAGAAAAGGGTGCACCAGGAGTTCCTGGTATGAATGGGCAGAAAGGGGAAACGGGATATGGTGCTCCTGGCCGCCCAGGTGACAGGGGTCTTCCAGGCCCTCAGGGTCCCATGGGACCACCTGGCCCTCCTGGAGTGGGAAAGAGAGGTGAAAATGGGCTTCCAGGACAGCCAGGCATCAAAGGTGATCGGGGCTTTCCAGGAGAAAGGGGGCCAACTGGCTCACCAGGCCCCCAAGGTCCTCCAGGGGAACAAGGACCAGAAGGCATTGGAAAGCCAGGAGCCACTGGAGCCCCAGGCCAGCCAGGGGTTCCAGGGACAAAAGGTCAGCCTGGGGCTCCGGGAATAGCAGGGCCCCCAGGTGCTCGTGGCTTTGGGAAACCAGGCTTGCCAGGCTTGAAGGGACAAAGAGGACCTATAGGCCTTCCAGGGGCTCCAGGTGCCAAAGGGGAACAAGGCCCAGCAGGCCATCCTGGGGAACCAGGTCTCACTGGACCCCCTGGAAATATGGGACCCCAAGGGCCAAAAGGCATCCCAGGCAACGATGGGATCCCAGGGCCTAAAGGTGAGACAGGGCCAGTGGGGCCTGCAGGATACCCTGGGGCTAAGGGAGAAAGGGGCACCTCCGGGTTAGATGGAAAACCAGGGTACCCAGGAGAGCCAGGTCTCAATGGTCCCAAAGGTAACCCAGGGTTACCAGGCCCAAAAGGTGACCGTGGAATTGGAGGACCTCCTGGTCTCCCAGGCCCTGTGGGCCCAGCAGGAGCTAAGGGATTGCCTGGACATAATGGTGAGACTGGTCCAAGAGGTGCCCCTGGAATACCAGGTACCAGAGGCCCCATTGGACCACCGGGCATTCCAGGATTCCCTGGATCTAAAGGGGATCCAGGAACTCCAGGTCCTCCTGGTCCTGCTGGCATAGCAACTAAGGGCCTCAATGGACCCACTGGGCCACCAGGGCCTCCAGGTCCAAAAGGCCATGCTGGAGAGCctggcctcccagggcccccaggacccccagggcccccaggccaAGCCGTCCTGCCAGAGGGTTCTGTAAAGGCAGGCCAAAGGCCTTTTGTTAGTGCCAACCAGGGAGTAACAGGAATGCCTGTATCTGCTTTCACTGTTATTCTCTCTAAAGCTTATCCAGCTATAGGCAGTCCCATCCCATTTGACAAGATTTTATATAATAGCCAGAAGCATTATGACCCAAGAACTGGAATCTTCACCTGCAAGATACCAGGAATATATTACTTCTCCTACCACATACATGTGAAAGGGACCCATGCTTGGGTGGGCCTGTATAAGAATGGCACCCCTGTAATGTACACCTACGATGAATACGTCAAAGGCTACCTGGATCAGGCTTCAGGTAGCGCCATAATCGATCTCACAGAAGACGACCAGGTTTGGCTCCAGCTGCCCAATGCAGGGACAAACGGGCTGTACTCCTCTGAGTATGTCCACTCCTCTTTCTCAGGATTCTTAGTAGCTCCAATGTGA